The following proteins come from a genomic window of Kitasatospora sp. NBC_01246:
- the pheT gene encoding phenylalanine--tRNA ligase subunit beta: MRVPLSWLREYVDLPAGETGRDVAERLVRAGLEVETVEQIGGDLKGPLVVGQVLSIEELSGFKKPIRHCFVNVGDANGTGEPQEIVCGATNFAVGDKVVVVLPGAVLPGPFPIAARQTYGHTSAGMICSARELGMGDDHDGIIVLPPEYEPGTDAVELLQLVDEVLDIAVTPDRGYCLSMRGVAREAAAAYGLPLADPALLDVPPANSYGYLVKVADPAGCDRFVARTVIGLDPTAKSPIWLQRRLQKAGIRPISLAVDITNYVMLEVGQPLHAYDKQRVDGPIVVRRAEQGETLTTLDGVARKLSAEDLLICDNSGPIGLAGVMGGASTEILDPAAGPGTTEVIIEAAHFDPVVIARGAKRHKLPSEASKRFERGVDPEAARAAAQRAVDLLVLIAGGTAEAGVTDIAAPHPVRTITIAADLPDRVAGTAYGRETVTRRLQEIGCSVAGADVLEVTPPTWRPDLTDPYDLAEEVIRLEGYDNVPARMPTVPPGKGLTEAQRTHRRAGVALAGAGYVEVNNYPFVGEAAFDGLGLEKDDRRRRTVKLVNPLNDEEPALRTTLLPGLLGALRRNVGRGNTDLAIFETGTVFLPKDEQSVAPRPAVDRRPSDEELAALDAALPDQPRRIAAALAGERVPSGWWGKGAPASWADAIEAARAVARAAGVELAVRQGRLAPWHPGRCAELVVAGTDRVVGHAGELHPRVVKALGLPERTSAMEVDLDLLTADGAVRVSGPAVSAFPVATQDVALIVDGAVPAAEVEAALRAGAGELLEAIRLFDVFTGEQVGEGKKSLAYALRFRAADRTLTADEASAAREAAVAEAVARTGAVLRGA, from the coding sequence ATGCGCGTCCCGCTTTCCTGGCTGCGCGAGTACGTCGACCTGCCGGCCGGCGAGACCGGCCGCGACGTGGCGGAGCGACTGGTCCGGGCCGGGCTGGAGGTCGAGACGGTCGAGCAGATCGGCGGCGACCTCAAGGGCCCGCTGGTGGTCGGCCAGGTCCTCTCCATCGAGGAGCTCTCCGGCTTCAAGAAGCCGATCCGGCACTGCTTCGTCAACGTCGGCGACGCCAACGGCACCGGCGAGCCGCAGGAGATCGTCTGCGGCGCGACCAACTTCGCCGTCGGCGACAAGGTCGTCGTCGTCCTGCCGGGCGCCGTGCTGCCCGGCCCGTTCCCGATCGCGGCCCGCCAGACCTACGGCCACACCTCGGCCGGCATGATCTGCTCGGCCCGCGAGCTGGGCATGGGCGACGACCACGACGGCATCATCGTCCTCCCGCCGGAGTACGAGCCCGGCACCGACGCCGTCGAGCTGCTCCAGCTCGTCGACGAGGTGCTGGACATCGCCGTCACCCCGGACCGCGGCTACTGCCTCTCGATGCGCGGGGTGGCCCGCGAGGCCGCCGCCGCGTACGGGCTGCCGCTGGCCGACCCGGCGCTGCTCGACGTGCCGCCGGCGAACTCCTACGGCTACCTGGTCAAGGTCGCCGACCCGGCCGGCTGCGACCGCTTCGTGGCCCGCACGGTGATCGGCCTCGACCCGACCGCCAAGTCGCCGATCTGGCTCCAGCGCCGCCTGCAGAAGGCCGGCATCCGGCCGATCTCGCTGGCCGTGGACATCACCAACTACGTGATGCTGGAGGTCGGCCAGCCGCTGCACGCCTACGACAAGCAGCGCGTGGACGGCCCCATCGTGGTCCGCCGGGCGGAGCAGGGCGAGACCCTGACCACCCTCGACGGCGTCGCGCGCAAGCTCTCCGCCGAGGACCTGCTGATCTGCGACAACAGCGGCCCGATCGGCCTGGCCGGTGTCATGGGCGGTGCCTCCACCGAGATCCTCGACCCGGCCGCCGGTCCGGGCACCACCGAGGTGATCATCGAGGCGGCGCACTTCGACCCGGTCGTGATCGCCCGCGGTGCCAAGCGGCACAAGCTGCCCTCCGAGGCGTCGAAGCGCTTCGAGCGCGGCGTCGACCCGGAGGCCGCCCGCGCCGCCGCGCAGCGCGCCGTCGACCTGCTGGTCCTGATCGCCGGCGGCACCGCCGAGGCCGGGGTCACCGACATCGCGGCCCCGCACCCGGTGCGCACCATCACCATCGCCGCGGACCTGCCCGACCGCGTCGCCGGCACCGCCTACGGCCGGGAGACCGTCACCCGGCGGCTGCAGGAGATCGGCTGCTCCGTCGCGGGCGCCGACGTCCTGGAGGTCACCCCGCCGACCTGGCGCCCCGACCTCACCGACCCGTACGACCTCGCGGAGGAGGTCATCCGCCTGGAGGGGTACGACAACGTCCCCGCCCGGATGCCCACCGTGCCGCCGGGCAAGGGCCTGACCGAGGCCCAGCGCACCCACCGCCGGGCCGGTGTCGCGCTGGCCGGCGCCGGCTACGTCGAGGTCAACAACTACCCGTTCGTCGGCGAGGCCGCCTTCGACGGGCTCGGCCTGGAGAAGGACGACCGGCGCCGCCGCACGGTGAAGCTGGTCAACCCGCTCAACGACGAGGAGCCGGCGCTGCGCACCACGCTGCTGCCGGGCCTGCTCGGGGCGCTGCGCCGCAACGTCGGCCGCGGCAACACCGATCTGGCGATCTTCGAGACGGGTACCGTCTTCCTGCCCAAGGACGAGCAGTCCGTCGCGCCGCGTCCGGCCGTCGACCGCCGTCCGAGCGACGAGGAGCTCGCCGCCCTCGACGCCGCCCTGCCGGACCAGCCGCGTCGGATCGCCGCCGCCCTCGCGGGCGAGCGGGTGCCGTCCGGCTGGTGGGGCAAGGGCGCCCCGGCCTCCTGGGCCGACGCGATCGAGGCCGCCCGTGCGGTGGCCCGTGCGGCCGGCGTCGAACTGGCCGTCCGCCAGGGCCGGCTGGCCCCGTGGCACCCGGGCCGCTGCGCCGAGCTGGTGGTCGCGGGGACCGATCGGGTGGTCGGTCACGCCGGTGAGCTGCACCCGCGCGTCGTCAAGGCGCTCGGCCTGCCCGAGCGCACCAGCGCGATGGAGGTCGACCTCGACCTGCTGACCGCCGACGGCGCCGTCCGGGTCTCCGGCCCGGCCGTCTCCGCGTTCCCGGTCGCGACCCAGGACGTGGCGCTGATCGTCGACGGCGCCGTCCCGGCCGCCGAGGTCGAGGCCGCGTTGCGGGCCGGCGCCGGCGAACTGCTGGAGGCCATCCGGCTGTTCGACGTCTTCACCGGCGAGCAGGTCGGCGAGGGCAAGAAGTCGCTGGCCTACGCGCTGCGCTTCCGCGCGGCCGACCGCACGCTGACCGCCGACGAGGCCAGCGCGGCCCGCGAGGCGGCCGTGGCCGAGGCCGTCGCCCGGACCGGCGCGGTGCTCCGCGGCGCCTGA
- the pheS gene encoding phenylalanine--tRNA ligase subunit alpha, translated as MSAPNKSYDPVEVEALKPEVVEQARDEAVRAFAAATSLDELKQAKVAHTGDRSALSLANREIGALPPHAKAAAGKLIGQARGAVNQALARRQAELEAERDARVLVEEAVDVTLPYDRTPRGARHPLTTLAERIEDTFVAMGYQVAEGPEVEAEWLNFDALNLGPDHPARSMQDTFFVQAPDGSADSGVVLRTQTSPVQARTMLDREPPIYVVCPGRVYRTDELDATHTPVFRQVEGLAVDEGITFADLKGTIELLVSKLIGDGLELRWRPSYFPFTEPSAEIDLQCFVCRGESVGNPDRPCRTCSSEGWIELGGCGVVNPRVLVACGIDPSRYSGFAFGLGLERILMNRHNVADMRDMVEGDVRFTLPFGMEI; from the coding sequence ATGTCGGCACCCAACAAGTCGTACGACCCGGTCGAGGTCGAGGCCCTCAAGCCCGAGGTGGTGGAGCAGGCGCGGGACGAGGCCGTCCGGGCCTTCGCCGCCGCCACCAGCCTCGACGAGCTGAAGCAGGCCAAGGTCGCCCACACCGGCGACCGCTCCGCGCTCTCCCTCGCCAACCGCGAGATCGGCGCTCTGCCCCCGCATGCCAAGGCCGCCGCCGGCAAGCTGATCGGCCAGGCCCGCGGCGCCGTCAACCAGGCCCTCGCCCGGCGCCAGGCCGAGCTGGAGGCGGAGCGCGACGCCCGCGTCCTGGTCGAGGAGGCGGTGGACGTCACGCTGCCCTACGACCGGACCCCGCGCGGCGCCCGCCACCCGCTGACCACGCTGGCCGAGCGCATCGAGGACACCTTCGTCGCGATGGGCTACCAGGTCGCCGAGGGCCCCGAGGTCGAGGCCGAGTGGCTGAACTTCGACGCCCTCAACCTGGGACCGGACCACCCGGCCCGCTCGATGCAGGACACCTTCTTCGTCCAGGCCCCGGACGGCTCCGCCGACTCCGGCGTGGTGCTGCGGACCCAGACCTCCCCGGTCCAGGCCCGCACCATGCTCGACCGCGAGCCCCCCATCTACGTGGTCTGCCCCGGCCGGGTCTACCGGACCGACGAGCTGGACGCCACCCACACCCCGGTCTTCCGCCAGGTCGAGGGCCTGGCCGTGGACGAGGGCATCACCTTCGCCGACCTCAAGGGCACCATCGAGCTGCTGGTGTCCAAGCTGATCGGGGACGGCCTGGAGCTGCGCTGGCGGCCCTCGTACTTCCCGTTCACCGAGCCGAGCGCCGAGATCGACCTGCAGTGCTTCGTCTGCCGCGGCGAGAGCGTCGGCAACCCGGACCGGCCCTGCCGCACCTGCTCCTCCGAGGGCTGGATCGAGCTCGGCGGCTGCGGCGTGGTCAACCCGCGGGTGCTGGTCGCCTGCGGCATCGACCCGAGCCGCTACAGCGGGTTCGCCTTCGGCCTGGGCCTGGAGCGAATCCTGATGAACCGTCACAACGTCGCCGACATGCGCGACATGGTCGAGGGTGACGTGCGCTTCACCCTCCCGTTCGGGATGGAGATCTGA
- a CDS encoding 3-hydroxybutyryl-CoA dehydrogenase: protein MSDIARVGVIGCGLMGSGIAEVFARAGLDVLVSEASGEALEFGRTRLTNSLETAVKRGKLSPEDRDGAMARLSFTTDLADFADRDLVVEAVAEREDIKVQIFQTLDQVVERRDAILASNTSSIPIVKLAAATSRPEQVIGLHFFNPAPVQKLVEVIPTLTTSATTTERVETFASEVLGKEPIRARDRAGFVVNALLVPYLLSAVRMFESGVATASDIDKGMEAGCAHPMGPLRLCDLIGLDTIVSIAESMYDEYKEPLFAAPPLLSRMVDAGLLGRKSGRGFYDYTASV, encoded by the coding sequence GTGAGTGACATCGCGCGCGTCGGAGTGATCGGCTGCGGTCTGATGGGGTCGGGCATCGCGGAGGTGTTCGCCCGGGCGGGGCTGGACGTCCTGGTGTCGGAGGCGAGCGGGGAGGCCCTGGAGTTCGGTCGCACCCGGCTGACCAACTCCCTGGAGACGGCGGTCAAGCGGGGCAAGCTGAGCCCCGAGGACCGCGACGGGGCGATGGCCCGGCTGTCCTTCACCACCGACCTGGCCGACTTCGCCGACCGCGACCTGGTGGTCGAGGCGGTCGCCGAGCGCGAGGACATCAAGGTCCAGATCTTCCAGACGCTGGACCAGGTGGTCGAGCGCCGGGACGCCATCCTGGCCTCCAACACCTCGTCGATCCCGATCGTGAAGCTGGCCGCCGCCACCTCGCGCCCGGAGCAGGTGATCGGCCTGCACTTCTTCAACCCGGCGCCGGTGCAGAAGCTGGTCGAGGTGATCCCGACGCTGACCACCTCGGCGACCACCACCGAGCGGGTCGAGACCTTCGCCTCCGAGGTGCTGGGCAAGGAGCCGATCCGCGCCCGCGACCGGGCCGGCTTCGTGGTGAACGCGCTCCTGGTGCCGTACCTGCTGTCGGCGGTGCGGATGTTCGAGTCGGGCGTGGCGACCGCCTCCGACATCGACAAGGGCATGGAGGCCGGCTGCGCCCACCCGATGGGCCCGCTGCGGCTGTGCGACCTGATCGGTCTGGACACCATCGTGTCGATCGCCGAGTCGATGTACGACGAGTACAAGGAGCCGCTGTTCGCCGCTCCCCCGCTGCTCTCCCGGATGGTCGACGCGGGCCTGCTGGGCCGCAAGTCCGGCCGCGGTTTCTACGACTACACCGCGAGCGTCTGA
- a CDS encoding chitosanase, with protein sequence MHRPQHRTVRIALAALLMAAPATVAAAGAAHAAPTAAVVQAKAVGLDDPHKKDIAMQLVSSAENSSLDWKSQYKYIEDIGDGRGYTAGIIGFCSGTGDMLDLVEHYTDLKPGNVLTKYLPALRKVNGTESHAGLGSAFEKDWATAAKDGVFQQAQNDERDRVYFNPAVSQAKSDGLRALGQFAYYDAIVMHGPGTSSTSFGGIRKTAMKKAKTPAQGGDEATYLKAFLDARRAAMKTEEAHSDTSRVDTEQLVFLNAKNFDLNPPLKWKVYGDSYSINS encoded by the coding sequence ATGCACCGTCCCCAGCACCGCACCGTCCGGATAGCCCTCGCCGCCCTGCTGATGGCCGCGCCCGCCACGGTCGCGGCCGCCGGCGCAGCCCACGCGGCGCCGACCGCGGCCGTCGTCCAGGCCAAGGCCGTCGGCCTGGACGACCCGCACAAGAAGGACATCGCGATGCAGCTGGTGTCCAGCGCCGAGAACTCCTCGCTGGACTGGAAGTCGCAGTACAAGTACATCGAGGACATCGGTGACGGCCGCGGCTACACCGCCGGCATCATCGGCTTCTGCTCGGGCACCGGCGACATGCTCGACCTGGTCGAGCACTACACCGACCTCAAGCCGGGCAACGTCCTCACCAAGTACCTGCCGGCGCTGCGCAAGGTGAACGGCACCGAGTCGCACGCGGGCCTGGGCAGCGCCTTCGAGAAGGACTGGGCCACCGCGGCCAAGGACGGCGTCTTCCAGCAGGCGCAGAACGACGAGCGCGACCGCGTCTACTTCAACCCCGCCGTCAGCCAGGCCAAGTCCGACGGCCTGCGCGCGCTCGGCCAGTTCGCCTACTACGACGCCATCGTCATGCACGGCCCGGGCACCAGCTCGACCAGCTTCGGCGGGATCCGCAAGACCGCCATGAAGAAGGCCAAGACCCCGGCCCAGGGCGGCGACGAGGCCACCTACCTCAAGGCCTTCCTGGACGCCCGCCGGGCCGCCATGAAGACCGAGGAGGCGCACTCCGACACCAGCCGCGTCGACACCGAGCAGCTGGTCTTCCTCAACGCCAAGAACTTCGACCTCAACCCCCCGCTCAAGTGGAAGGTCTACGGCGACAGCTACAGCATCAACAGCTGA
- a CDS encoding DUF7873 family protein, with amino-acid sequence MAKLNQIIAVEKGVKSKSFQELTQSHQDLQKPALLAGISRTYQPKDEEGEQLPPESTRVQVKAEDVLRTTSATLSRLFDVTATKDWANTEARADVVVDGRTLVAQVPVTYLLFLEKQLTDLRTFVRKLPVLDAAEAWNHDASTDSWKTEAVRTIRTKKVPRNHVKAEATEKHPAQVEVYYEDIAVGYWTTVKFSGALPARRVNELLERVEKLQQAVQFAREEANGSEVTDRRVGEAVFGYLFG; translated from the coding sequence GTGGCAAAGCTGAACCAGATCATCGCCGTCGAAAAGGGCGTCAAGTCCAAGTCCTTCCAGGAGCTGACGCAGTCCCACCAGGACTTGCAGAAGCCCGCGCTGCTGGCCGGCATCTCCCGGACGTACCAGCCCAAGGACGAGGAGGGCGAGCAGCTCCCCCCGGAGTCCACCCGCGTCCAGGTGAAGGCCGAGGACGTCCTGCGGACCACGTCCGCGACGCTGTCCCGGCTGTTCGACGTCACCGCGACGAAGGACTGGGCCAACACCGAGGCCCGCGCCGACGTCGTGGTCGACGGCCGGACGCTGGTGGCCCAGGTGCCGGTCACCTACCTGCTCTTCCTGGAGAAGCAGCTCACCGACCTGCGCACCTTCGTGCGGAAGCTGCCGGTGCTGGACGCCGCCGAGGCCTGGAACCACGACGCCTCGACGGACTCCTGGAAGACCGAGGCGGTGCGCACGATCCGCACCAAGAAGGTGCCGCGCAACCACGTGAAGGCGGAGGCCACGGAGAAGCACCCGGCGCAGGTCGAGGTGTACTACGAGGACATCGCCGTCGGCTACTGGACGACGGTCAAGTTCTCCGGGGCCCTTCCGGCCCGGCGGGTGAACGAGCTCCTGGAGCGGGTCGAGAAGCTCCAGCAGGCCGTCCAGTTCGCCCGCGAGGAGGCCAACGGCTCGGAGGTCACCGACCGCCGGGTCGGTGAGGCGGTGTTCGGCTACCTGTTCGGGTAG